From a single Nematostella vectensis chromosome 3, jaNemVect1.1, whole genome shotgun sequence genomic region:
- the LOC5509391 gene encoding U1 small nuclear ribonucleoprotein C: MPKYYCDYCDTFLTHDSPSVRKTHNNGRKHKENVRFYYQKWMEEQAQTLIDQTTAAFQSKPNSQMPPNAPPGLMPPPGMLPPPGGMPPGRMPPQGLPFPPPGPIPPPPGAGGMRPPHGQMHMGGPRPQMGRPPMSLRS; encoded by the exons ATATTATTGTGATTACTGTGACACGTTTCTTACCCACGACTCG CCATCAGTACGAAAGACTCACAATAATGGGCGGAAGCACAAGGAAAATGTGAGGTTTTACTACCAGAAATGGATGGAAGAACAGGCCCAGACCCTGATTGATCAAACAA CTGCTGCATTCCAATCCAAGCCTAACTCTCAAATGCCACCCAATGCCCCACCTGGTCTGATGCCGCCACCTGGGATGCTCCCCCCACCTGGGGGCATGCCGCCAGGACGCATGCCTCCTCAAGGCTTGCCCTTCCCTCCACCTGGACCAATCCCACCACCCCCTGGTGCAGGAGGGATGAGACCTCCTCATGGCCAAATGCACATGGGCGGCCCTAGACCACAGATGGGACGCCCTCCAATGTCATTAAGATCATAA
- the LOC5509390 gene encoding serine/threonine-protein kinase PLK1, translating into MANRAKDRYTGRYKTEQMAPPSIPRELDQIIVDADRKKRYYRGKFLGKGGFAKCYELTDLDTNKIYAGKIISKSMLTKPHQKEKMAMEIEIHGKVMHKHIVGFHGYFEDRDYIYILLELCPRRSLMELHKRRRALTEPEVRYFMKQIIDACIYLHKSRIIHRDLKLGNLFLNDDMEVKVGDFGLATRAEEGERKKTLCGTPNYIAPEVLSKRGHSFEVDVWSVGCILYTLLVGKPPFETQSLKTTYDRIKRNEYYIPSKVSHTAQLLIIKLLRPDPTTRPTMQQVLDDDFFKPSSGYMPTRLPVSCLTMPPRFATGSSSNLLQPGGRPPLSELNSQETTARITSKPSDVYSKRKSLGIRVTGAVSKLIQPEEAADDEVKEEAEEDETPKDYYLSDLKKQLTNLLALNPADMKYKNEDDAEEPAATPVYWVSKWVDYSDKYGLGYTLSDNSVGVLFNDHTRLILCEDGENLQYILKNGQESFHTMKGFPDSLHKKVTLLKYFRNYMTEHLLKAGGSRGTKDEESAHLPFLRSWFRTSKGIILHLSNGILQINFFKDHTKIIMCPRMGAVTYIDENKRFRTFPFTQIEKHGCSQELSNRLLYAKERADEMLQKMREESSGKECSGLPQQVTAPEKTRGTAKAR; encoded by the exons ATGGCCAACAGAGCTAAAGATAGATATACTGGAAGGTATAAGACGGAACAAATGGCTCCTCCAAGCATTCCACGGGAGCTGGATCAAATTATAGTGGATGCTGATAGAAAAAAGCGCTACTACCGAGGCAAATTCCTTGGCAAG GGTGGTTTTGCGAAGTGCTATGAGCTTACTGATTTGGATACGAATAAAATCTATGCTGGAAAGATTATTTCGAAGTCCATGTTGACTAAACCTCATCAGAAAGAAAAG ATGGCGATGGAGATCGAAATTCATGGCAAAGTGATGCATAAGCATATCGTGGGGTTCCACGGTTACTTCGAAGACAGAGATTACATTTATATCTTACTGGAATTGTGTCCTAGACGT TCTCTAATGGAGCTACACAAGCGGAGACGAGCTCTAACAGAGCCTGAAGTGCGATACTTCATGAAGCAAATCATTGATGCTTGTATTTATCTACACAAGTCCAGGATTATTCACCGTGATCTAAAGCTAGGGAACCTCTTTCTTAATGATGACATGGAGGTTAAAGTGGGAGACTTTGGATTAGCTACTCGTGCAGAGGAAGGAGAGAGAAAAAA gACATTATGTGGCACACCAAACTACATTGCACCTGAAGTTCTTAGTAAAAGAGGGCATAGTTTTGAAGTGGATGTGTGGTCTGTTGGATGTATACT GTATACACTTCTTGTTGGTAAACCTCCCTTTGAAACTCAGAGCTTGAAGACCACATATGATAGAATAAAGAGGAATGAATACTACATCCCATCCAAGGTTTCCCACACAGCACAACTGCTTATCATTAAGCTTCTTCGGCCCGACCCCACCACGCGCCCAACCATGCAGCAAGTACTTGATGACGACTTCTTCAAACCCTCATCTGGCTACATGCCCACACGGCTGCCTGTCAGTTGCCTGACAATGCCACCACGATTTGCTACTGGTAGTTCATCTAATCTCTTGCAGCCAGGCGGGCGTCCTCCATTATCAGAGCTTAATTCACAGGAAACAACAGCTAGAATCACCTCAAAGCCCAGCGATGTGTACTCCAAGAGGAAGTCCCTGGGTATTCGTGTAACAGGTGCTGTTAGTAAGCTGATCCAGCCAGAGGAGGCAGCCGATGACGAAGTCAAGGAAGAAGCAGAGGAAGATG aaaCACCGAAGGATTACTACTTATCCGATCTCAAGAAGCAGTTGACAAATTTACTGGCCCTTAACCCTGCTGATATGAAATATAAGAATGAAG ATGATGCAGAGGAACCAGCGGCCACGCCTGTGTACTGGGTCAGCAAATGGGTCGATTACTCAGACAAGTATGGTCTGGGTTACACCCTGTCTGACAACAGTGTAGGGGTCCTGTTCAACGACCACACCCGGCTCATCTTATGTGAAGATGGAGA GAATCTTCAGTACATTTTGAAGAATGGTCAAGAGAGCTTCCATACCATGAAAGGTTTTCCCGATTCTCTTCACAAGAAGGTCACATTGCTCAAGTATTTCCGCAACTACATGACGGAACACCTTCTCAAGGCGGGTGGAAGCCGCGGTACGAAGGACGAGGAGTCGGCCCATTTACCCTTTCTCCGCTCGTGGTTCCGTACAAGTAAAGGCATCATTCTGCACCTCAGTAATGGCATCCTCCAG ATCAACTTTTTCAAGGACCACACCAAAATCATAATGTGTCCTCGCATGGGAGCCGTCACATACATTGACGAAAACAAGCGCTTCCGAACCTTCCCCTTCACGCAGATCGAGAAACACGGATGCAGCCAAGAGCTCTCGAATCGCCTTCTTTACGCCAAGGAACGAGCAGATGAGATGTTGCAGAAAATGAGAGAGGAGAGTTCGGGCAAGGAGTGCAGCGGTCTTCCACAACAAGTTACTGCCCCAGAAAAAACAAGAGGCACCGCCAAAGCGCGCTAG
- the LOC116616255 gene encoding zinc finger protein 391, which produces MVGVDEDWYAYQCKSGEVLFYYNVKSGEHRWAIHFCACLKPKDHKAVNEPCCIWEPIKSKPSESGKFVRSIGIQTDDSKDNTQETFIGHVQTVTQSPPAVTHQLAVQRSIVAMHQPVLLSPPAVSHQQVTQSGSEITDETETKNTLPEVITAFPSNSLPSSLPITHSDHVFHVDFELSKAAQEPSAALNNSNGEDSFGASSTRSHVVLLGEDTRAEHVSLDNNSAIIPSNGSLDMCRQAEGSSSRKKKEPRKIIKTSSTSAEYMEAEPRRMLWSGAEAEEDSIFTMSSPEHSTYDREVMGRDGPMVVIPNIPKIHMVQPEQKPVNFICQLCEAELPSAARLTEHIMRHQPSGSRCPICQRHFSRRVGLRFHVQTHSGDKPHQCHLCEKAFTKPASLVAHIRTHSSERPYVCSECNKGFTHPSNLTSHMKTHSDNRPFQCSDCDKGFKTSSHLALHRRVHTDERPYPCSHCGKKFKNSCHLSAHMRLHTKGARIEMEERPKNYVCSKCNLGFRTFSHFTYHVQTDPRCKEVVQIKLGSNDTSTVPNSVDLSMMATYTAK; this is translated from the exons ATGGTTGGTGTTGACGAGGATTGGTATGCATACCAATGCAAGTCAGGCGAAGTTCTGTTCTACTACAATGTCAAGTCTGGAGAGCACCGATGGGCTATCCATTTCTGCGCT tgcCTGAAACCCAAAGATCATAAAGCTGTGAACGAGCCCTGTTGCATCTGGGAACCAATCAAATCAAAGCCATCAGAAAGTGGAAAGTTTGTGAGAAGCATTGGGATTCAAACAGATGATAGCAAGGATAACACACAAGAAACATTCATTGGTCATGTTCAAACAGTCACACAATCACCACCAGCTGTCACGCATCAACTGGCTGTGCAAAGGTCAATAGTGGCCATGCATCAACCAGTCCTGCTATCACCACCAGCAGTTTCCCATCAACAAGTCACACAATCAGGATCAGAAATAACAGAtgaaacagaaacaaaaaatactcTTCCTGAAGTCATCACAGCCTTCCCATCCAATTCATTGCCCAGCTCACTACCCATAACACACAGTGATCACGTGTTTCATGTTGACTTTGAGCTCAGTAAGGCAGCACAAGAACCATCTGCTGCTCTGAATAATAGTAATGGTGAGGACAGTTTTGGTGCATCGTCTACCAGAAGTCATGTAGTGCTACTAGGAGAGGATACTAGAGCAGAGCATGTAAGTCTTGACAACAACAGTGCAATTATACCCAGTAATGGCTCCCTGGACATGTGTCGGCAGGCGGAGGGGTCCTCATCAAGGAAGAAAAAGGAACCCCGGAAGATAATTAAGACATCCAGTACTAGTGCAGAGTACATGGAGGCGGAGCCAAGGCGAATGCTGTGGTCTGGTGCGGAGGCTGAAGAGGACAGTATCTTCACCATGTCTTCTCCTGAG catTCTACGTACGACCGAGAGGTCATGGGCAGAGATGGACCAATGGTAGTAATCCCCAACATCCCAAAGATACACATGGTACAACCTGAACAGAAGCCTGTGAACTTCATCTGCCAGCTCTGCGAGGCGGAGCTACCCAGCGCGGCGAGGCTGACAGAACACATCATGAGGCACCAACCGAGCGGTAGCAGGTGCCCTATCTGTCAACGACACTTCAGCCGAAGGGTAGGGCTACGCTTTCACGTACAGACACACTCCGGCGATAAGCCACACCAGTGCCACCTCTGCGAAAAAGCATTCACCAAGCCGGCCTCGCTAGTGGCCCATATCCGGACGCACTCGTCCGAAAGGCCGTATGTCTGCAGTGAGTGTAACAAAGGGTTCACGCATCCCAGCAACCTGACCTCGCACATGAAGACACACTCGGACAATCGGCCGTTTCAATGCTCGGACTGCGACAAGGGATTCAAGACGTCTAGTCATCTGGCGCTGCACAGGCGCGTTCACACGGACGAGCGGCCGTATCCCTGTTCGCACTGCGGCAAAAAGTTTAAGAACTCCTGTCACCTTAGTGCCCACATGCGGCTCCACACCAAGGGCGCCAGGATAGAGATGGAGGAGCGCCCCAAGAACTATGTATGCTCCAAGTGCAACCTGGGGTTCCGGACGTTCTCACACTTTACGTATCACGTTCAGACAGACCCAAGGTGTAAGGAGGTGGTGCAGATTAAGCTCGGTTCTAACGACACCTCCACTGTACCTAACAGTGTTGATTTATCAATGATGGCGACATACACAGCTAAATGA